The following are encoded together in the Ezakiella massiliensis genome:
- a CDS encoding glycine--tRNA ligase codes for MLKSMDTLVSLAKNRGFVFAGSELYGGLSNTWDYGPVGVLLKNNIKNAWWQKFVRESQLNVGIDAAILMNPEVWKASGHLGSFSDPLIDCKACKARFRADKLIEDYAHENNIEGINPDGWTNEELETYIRDHNIVCPKCGKLDYTEIRQFNLMFKTFQGVTEESASEIYLRPETAQGIFVNFKSAQRTSRKQVPFGIAQIGKSFRNEITPGNFTFRTREFEQMELEFFVKPGNDDEWFDYWRSFCKDWLTSLGMREDMMRLRDHDPEELSFYSKATTDIEYLFPFGWGELWGIANRTDYDLSKHMECSGEDMNYLDPQTNEKYIPYVVEPSLGADRVTLAFLADAYREEELEDGTTRTVLKFHPRIAPYKLAILPLTKKLSDKAEEVYKEMVKYFDCDYDERGSIGKRYRREDEIGTPFCLTIDFDTLEDDTVTLRDRDTMEQIRIKISEVREYVEERMQF; via the coding sequence ATGTTAAAATCTATGGACACACTTGTATCTCTTGCCAAGAACAGGGGCTTTGTCTTTGCAGGCAGCGAGCTTTACGGCGGCCTTAGCAATACATGGGACTATGGCCCGGTGGGAGTGCTTTTAAAAAATAATATAAAAAATGCTTGGTGGCAAAAGTTTGTACGCGAAAGTCAACTTAATGTTGGCATTGATGCGGCGATTTTAATGAATCCAGAAGTTTGGAAGGCCAGCGGCCACTTGGGATCATTCTCTGACCCGCTTATTGACTGCAAGGCTTGTAAGGCTCGTTTTAGGGCGGACAAGTTGATCGAAGATTATGCGCACGAAAATAATATTGAAGGCATCAATCCTGATGGCTGGACCAATGAGGAGCTGGAAACTTATATTAGGGACCACAATATCGTTTGTCCAAAGTGCGGCAAGCTAGATTACACAGAGATTAGGCAATTTAATTTGATGTTTAAGACCTTCCAAGGGGTTACCGAGGAATCAGCATCGGAAATTTATCTAAGACCGGAAACTGCCCAAGGGATTTTTGTAAACTTCAAGAGCGCTCAAAGGACTTCAAGGAAGCAAGTGCCTTTTGGTATTGCACAGATTGGTAAATCTTTTAGAAATGAGATTACGCCTGGCAACTTTACCTTTAGGACTCGGGAATTCGAGCAAATGGAATTGGAATTTTTTGTAAAGCCAGGCAATGATGATGAGTGGTTTGATTACTGGAGGTCCTTCTGCAAAGATTGGCTGACTTCTCTGGGTATGAGAGAAGATATGATGCGTCTACGCGACCACGATCCTGAAGAGCTGTCCTTCTATTCAAAGGCAACCACAGATATTGAATACCTCTTTCCATTTGGTTGGGGCGAGCTCTGGGGTATTGCAAACAGGACTGACTATGACCTGTCCAAGCACATGGAATGCTCTGGCGAGGATATGAATTATTTGGATCCGCAAACAAACGAAAAATATATTCCTTATGTAGTTGAGCCATCACTGGGTGCAGACCGTGTTACTCTTGCATTTTTAGCAGACGCTTACAGGGAGGAAGAATTGGAAGACGGTACGACAAGGACTGTTTTGAAATTCCACCCACGCATTGCCCCATATAAACTGGCAATTTTACCGCTGACCAAGAAATTATCCGACAAGGCTGAAGAAGTCTACAAGGAAATGGTCAAGTACTTTGATTGCGACTACGACGAAAGAGGATCCATCGGCAAACGCTACCGCCGTGAAGACGAAATCGGTACGCCCTTCTGCCTAACCATCGACTTTGATACCCTGGAAGACGACACAGTCACCCTGAGAGATAGGGACACTATGGAGCAAATCAGAATCAAGATTTCCGAAGTTAGGGAGTATGTGGAAGAGAGGATGCAATTTTAA
- a CDS encoding YPDG domain-containing protein, with protein sequence MTNSKGHFWRPTLALIMSILMVVTLLPLNVFADSGLEMAPAKGPTGVKDAEGDIESGTIANDAPNAVHAFVGVQTGGDANLPLAGATGQQFKPIQGVKAYFQWFEDGGYVSPVYSAVSDANGRLNIDCKPYVASDGKIIKFDADPTVSGGHEKYRFWVEQSTIPSEYQLQYITGEQVIFPLGIATITQGGSGSNTAKNTHENWKILLMQKPKAEMHKAATPTQNEANGGYIKGKVSWDYNSPSGGVQWKYIAHQSTPAEGVTVKASYLSDYAMKKIYSDDMAVKLSLSGPSAIRGKGWTSKLEGQLQDEIKKQMKGEEDKWIAETVSAVTNSEGDYILQFNGTWGYKQNADVAKGYTEQAGKHGWTQPALDRLGTVAAKASDGSFKDAALNYNEKHINLDWLFVSTEGTEDLRVMTPYNNNWYTAMNSDWGIHNGWSGASVAKEFSVGVTNIANRSMKSDFVFGINKVNFNITNYDSRANTAIPGDIAQTSTTGLPYSNTSDKFRIIWYDQDGNEVKTGPSAQPSSTGTLPSCPLDTETDIPGGVTKTTEFTAKLYRVDSKGNNAELIAVDSFTVEVSHLFISRYDDVSIDNPKANDKEMKGATYSATGLPADLKISATDGTISGKAKEAGLYKVNFKTVLTDPSGNIEGTRDRYIAVTDSPLAAGEVGKAYSQDVKPVPEKDPKDKPYIYKMKSVSFITGKEVAGLKVEGDTTTGFKITGTPTAEVKATEDVGEGLLGPNVEVTYDIYKTNDAGDEVLVKENHKDLVPLVVEDEKDNSKYEPAYTAVNGTVGEEATVAKPTFTDKEGNPATPQNVTYELGQGAPTGAQVNADGSVTYTPVEADAGKTVEIPVVVKYSDGTTDNATATINVAKKKTTAEQVTELGGLNPQTIKVWKGDNFAWKDGVVPANDTNSKAVNALLANATITDTEKPERDSQTSGKKSGKLLVKFSDGSSIEVPNQMLIVSDHIVTVDPNNTDPDAPKEEDLPKDRIEVRFLPSTGVDSITTTGKTYAKEGTVFEDKDFPQAITFTDGYKGPVTWIPKDKKVTRSSKAFNKAQGYFGFRASATKAPVVIIPEDQDNPGTTPEGYVRVTFAPGTDGSFGATDKKVFDVLKGKTIQDAQAANPALTIPTVTANQGKTYEGWTAASKDYAKDLKDYTTALNADVDFEAKYTDKKIVIIPEDQDNPGTTPEGYVRVTFAPGTDGSFGATDKKVFDVLKGKTIQDAQAANPALTIPTVTANQGKTYEGWTAASKDYAKDLKDYTTALNADVDFEAKYTDKKIVIIPEDQDNPGTTPEGYVRVTFAPGTDGSFGATDKKVFDVLKGKTIQDAQAANPALTIPTVTANQGKTYEGWTAASKDYAKDLKDYTTALNADVDFEAKYTDKKIVIIPEDQDNPGTTPEGYVRVTFAPGTDGSFGATDKKVFDVLKGKTIQDAQAANPALTIPTVTANQGKTYEGWTAASKDYAKDLKDYTTALNADVDFEAKYTDKKIVIIPEDQDNPGTTPEGYVRVTFAPGTDGSFGATDKKVFDVLKGKTIQDAQAANPALTIPTVTANQGKTYEGWTAASKDYAKDLKDYTTALNADVDFEAKYTDKKIVIIPEDQDNPGTTPEGYVRVTFAPGTDGSFGATDKKVFDVLKGKTIQDAQAANPALTIPTVTANQGKTYEGWTAASKDYAKDLKDYTTALNADVDFEAKYEDKTTPTKNSEDYDPHYTGKSGKPGETVQVPSPTFTKTGEHGTVPAPSDGDKKTTFAKNDNTQTNVNVDPNTGAITVVIPSDAKDGDTITVPVDVTYPDGSYETVEVIITVKDSDDETEDPTIDQPYEGDDKITGKGEPGSDIVVTDEDGNPIGKTKVDDNGNWSVDVPTDKPLNPGDVIKATQTKDGEIKEARAIVKPKYTPDPEKPYDPGHWYEPSPDYLNKNEYKPSVKEPEHRELDVFSLYMIGDDNHMFMPNKGITRAEIAQIFARALRYDGYQRRGEYNPYPDVNANAWYYDAVVTTTEAGVFRGTDKGTFEPNREITKAELIATIARFQELTNKDGNIFNMRPNHWARPEVEAAFQEGWLDIYTNGKVVFDADMVITRAEVAAILNRAFGRHDDVEYIADNIESLVRFEDVSRDDWFYYDVIVATNTYATFGSEWINHSNGLDREFTNLDDIEWIRPLRDDKEVIESLRRVKFQRYVR encoded by the coding sequence ATGACAAATTCAAAAGGACATTTCTGGCGACCAACCCTCGCCCTAATAATGTCAATACTAATGGTAGTGACTCTATTACCATTAAACGTATTTGCAGACAGTGGACTTGAAATGGCCCCAGCCAAAGGTCCAACTGGCGTAAAAGACGCTGAAGGCGATATTGAAAGTGGCACTATTGCCAATGATGCCCCAAATGCTGTTCACGCCTTTGTAGGTGTACAGACAGGAGGGGACGCAAACCTTCCTTTAGCAGGTGCAACAGGTCAACAATTTAAACCAATACAAGGGGTAAAAGCCTACTTCCAATGGTTTGAAGATGGTGGCTATGTATCACCTGTTTATTCGGCAGTGTCAGATGCGAATGGCAGATTAAACATTGACTGTAAGCCATATGTTGCATCAGACGGAAAGATTATTAAATTTGATGCGGATCCAACTGTATCCGGTGGTCACGAAAAGTACAGATTTTGGGTAGAACAATCCACTATTCCGTCTGAGTATCAATTACAATATATCACTGGGGAACAAGTTATTTTCCCGCTGGGAATTGCAACGATAACTCAAGGTGGTTCAGGCTCTAATACTGCAAAGAATACTCACGAAAACTGGAAAATTCTTTTGATGCAAAAGCCTAAAGCTGAAATGCACAAGGCAGCTACTCCAACACAGAACGAAGCGAACGGTGGATATATTAAAGGAAAAGTCTCTTGGGACTATAATTCACCATCCGGTGGCGTTCAATGGAAATATATAGCCCATCAATCTACACCAGCAGAAGGTGTAACCGTAAAGGCATCCTACTTGTCAGACTACGCTATGAAGAAGATTTATAGCGATGACATGGCTGTAAAACTAAGCCTATCAGGTCCTTCCGCAATTCGTGGTAAAGGTTGGACATCGAAGCTTGAAGGACAACTTCAAGATGAAATCAAAAAGCAAATGAAAGGCGAAGAAGATAAGTGGATAGCAGAAACAGTTTCTGCCGTTACCAATTCAGAAGGTGATTATATCCTCCAATTCAATGGTACTTGGGGCTACAAGCAAAATGCTGATGTAGCTAAAGGCTATACTGAACAAGCCGGTAAACATGGATGGACCCAACCGGCTCTCGATAGATTGGGAACAGTAGCTGCTAAGGCAAGCGATGGTTCATTTAAAGATGCTGCCCTGAATTATAACGAAAAGCACATCAATTTGGACTGGCTGTTTGTCTCTACAGAAGGGACAGAAGACCTTCGTGTTATGACACCATATAATAACAATTGGTACACTGCCATGAACTCTGATTGGGGTATTCACAATGGCTGGTCAGGTGCCTCCGTTGCTAAAGAGTTTTCTGTAGGTGTAACCAACATTGCAAACAGATCTATGAAATCAGACTTTGTATTTGGTATCAATAAAGTAAACTTTAACATTACAAACTACGATAGCCGTGCTAATACAGCTATCCCTGGAGACATTGCTCAAACATCTACAACAGGACTACCTTATTCCAACACTTCCGATAAGTTCAGGATCATTTGGTATGATCAAGATGGAAATGAAGTAAAGACGGGCCCATCAGCTCAACCATCATCAACAGGTACACTTCCATCTTGCCCTCTTGATACTGAAACCGATATTCCAGGTGGCGTGACAAAGACTACTGAATTTACTGCGAAGTTGTATAGAGTAGACTCTAAAGGTAATAATGCGGAACTTATTGCAGTTGACTCCTTTACAGTAGAAGTAAGTCACTTATTTATTTCTCGTTACGATGATGTATCTATAGATAATCCAAAAGCTAACGACAAAGAAATGAAGGGCGCAACTTATTCTGCAACAGGATTACCGGCAGATTTGAAAATTAGTGCTACAGATGGAACTATTTCAGGTAAGGCAAAAGAAGCTGGTCTTTATAAAGTTAATTTCAAGACAGTCTTAACAGACCCTTCAGGAAATATCGAAGGTACAAGAGACCGCTATATTGCGGTAACTGATTCTCCACTTGCAGCAGGCGAAGTAGGCAAAGCTTATAGTCAAGATGTAAAACCAGTACCTGAAAAAGACCCAAAGGATAAACCTTATATCTATAAGATGAAGAGCGTAAGCTTCATTACCGGTAAAGAAGTTGCCGGACTGAAAGTTGAAGGCGATACCACTACCGGCTTTAAGATTACAGGTACACCAACAGCAGAAGTAAAAGCAACAGAAGATGTTGGCGAAGGTTTATTAGGACCAAATGTAGAAGTAACTTATGACATCTACAAGACCAACGACGCAGGTGACGAAGTTTTAGTGAAAGAAAACCATAAAGACCTTGTACCGTTGGTTGTTGAAGACGAAAAAGATAACTCTAAATACGAACCAGCATATACAGCAGTTAACGGAACAGTTGGAGAAGAAGCAACAGTAGCTAAACCAACATTTACCGATAAAGAAGGAAACCCAGCAACACCTCAAAATGTAACATACGAATTAGGCCAAGGTGCACCAACAGGTGCACAAGTTAATGCTGACGGTAGCGTAACCTACACACCAGTGGAAGCAGATGCGGGAAAAACTGTTGAAATCCCAGTAGTAGTAAAATACTCAGATGGAACAACAGATAACGCAACTGCAACAATTAATGTAGCCAAAAAGAAAACAACAGCCGAACAAGTAACAGAACTTGGTGGACTAAACCCTCAAACAATCAAAGTTTGGAAAGGCGATAATTTTGCTTGGAAAGACGGTGTAGTACCAGCTAATGATACAAATTCAAAGGCAGTAAATGCACTACTTGCAAATGCAACAATAACAGATACTGAAAAGCCAGAAAGAGATTCACAAACATCAGGTAAAAAATCAGGAAAACTTCTAGTAAAATTTTCTGATGGATCGTCAATAGAAGTACCAAATCAAATGTTAATTGTAAGTGACCACATCGTTACAGTAGACCCTAATAACACAGATCCAGATGCACCAAAAGAAGAAGACCTACCAAAAGATAGAATAGAAGTTAGATTTTTACCGTCAACAGGTGTAGATAGTATAACAACAACTGGAAAAACATACGCTAAAGAAGGAACAGTATTCGAAGATAAAGACTTCCCACAAGCTATAACATTTACAGATGGATACAAAGGACCAGTAACATGGATACCGAAAGATAAAAAAGTTACAAGATCATCAAAGGCTTTTAATAAAGCACAAGGATACTTTGGATTCAGAGCAAGTGCGACAAAAGCACCAGTTGTTATAATTCCAGAAGACCAAGACAATCCAGGAACAACACCAGAAGGTTATGTAAGAGTAACATTCGCACCTGGAACAGATGGATCATTTGGAGCAACAGACAAGAAAGTATTTGATGTATTAAAAGGAAAAACAATCCAAGACGCACAAGCAGCAAATCCAGCACTAACAATTCCAACAGTAACAGCAAACCAAGGAAAAACATATGAAGGCTGGACAGCAGCAAGCAAGGATTATGCAAAAGACTTAAAAGACTACACAACAGCATTAAATGCAGATGTAGACTTTGAAGCAAAATATACAGATAAGAAAATTGTTATAATTCCAGAAGACCAAGACAATCCAGGAACAACACCAGAAGGTTATGTAAGAGTAACATTCGCACCTGGAACAGATGGATCATTTGGAGCAACAGACAAGAAAGTATTTGATGTATTAAAAGGAAAAACAATCCAAGACGCACAAGCAGCAAATCCAGCACTAACAATTCCAACAGTAACAGCAAACCAAGGAAAAACATATGAAGGCTGGACAGCAGCAAGCAAGGATTATGCAAAAGACTTAAAAGACTACACAACAGCATTAAATGCAGATGTAGACTTTGAAGCAAAATATACAGATAAGAAAATTGTTATAATTCCAGAAGACCAAGACAATCCAGGAACAACACCAGAAGGTTATGTAAGAGTAACATTCGCACCTGGAACAGATGGATCATTTGGAGCAACAGACAAGAAAGTATTTGATGTATTAAAAGGAAAAACAATCCAAGACGCACAAGCAGCAAATCCAGCACTAACAATTCCAACAGTAACAGCAAACCAAGGAAAAACATATGAAGGCTGGACAGCAGCAAGCAAGGATTATGCAAAAGACTTAAAAGACTACACAACAGCATTAAATGCAGATGTAGACTTTGAAGCAAAATATACAGATAAGAAAATTGTTATAATTCCAGAAGACCAAGACAATCCAGGAACAACACCAGAAGGTTATGTAAGAGTAACATTCGCACCTGGAACAGATGGATCATTTGGAGCAACAGACAAGAAAGTATTTGATGTATTAAAAGGAAAAACAATCCAAGACGCACAAGCAGCAAATCCAGCACTAACAATTCCAACAGTAACAGCAAACCAAGGAAAAACATATGAAGGCTGGACAGCAGCAAGCAAGGATTATGCAAAAGACTTAAAAGACTACACAACAGCATTAAATGCAGATGTAGACTTTGAAGCAAAATATACAGATAAGAAAATTGTTATAATTCCAGAAGACCAAGACAATCCAGGAACAACACCAGAAGGTTATGTAAGAGTAACATTCGCACCTGGAACAGATGGATCATTTGGAGCAACAGACAAGAAAGTATTTGATGTATTAAAAGGAAAAACAATCCAAGACGCACAAGCAGCAAATCCAGCACTAACAATTCCAACAGTAACAGCAAACCAAGGAAAAACATATGAAGGCTGGACAGCAGCAAGCAAGGATTATGCAAAAGACTTAAAAGACTACACAACAGCATTAAATGCAGATGTAGACTTTGAAGCAAAATATACAGATAAGAAAATTGTTATAATTCCAGAAGACCAAGACAATCCAGGAACAACACCAGAAGGTTATGTAAGAGTAACATTCGCACCTGGAACAGATGGATCATTTGGAGCAACAGACAAGAAAGTATTTGATGTATTAAAAGGAAAAACAATCCAAGACGCACAAGCAGCAAATCCAGCACTAACAATTCCAACAGTAACAGCAAACCAAGGAAAAACATATGAAGGCTGGACAGCAGCAAGCAAGGATTATGCAAAAGACTTAAAAGACTACACAACAGCATTAAATGCAGATGTAGACTTTGAAGCAAAATACGAAGACAAAACTACACCTACTAAAAATAGTGAAGATTATGATCCACACTATACTGGCAAATCTGGTAAACCTGGTGAAACAGTTCAAGTACCTTCACCAACATTTACTAAAACAGGTGAACATGGTACTGTACCAGCACCAAGTGATGGAGATAAGAAAACAACATTTGCTAAGAATGATAATACTCAAACAAATGTAAATGTAGATCCTAATACAGGAGCTATCACAGTTGTTATTCCATCAGATGCAAAAGATGGAGATACTATAACTGTTCCAGTTGATGTAACTTATCCAGATGGATCTTATGAAACAGTAGAAGTAATTATTACAGTAAAAGATTCAGACGATGAGACAGAGGATCCAACAATTGATCAACCTTATGAAGGTGATGATAAAATCACTGGTAAAGGTGAACCAGGTTCTGATATAGTTGTAACTGATGAAGATGGTAACCCAATTGGTAAAACCAAAGTTGATGACAATGGTAACTGGAGTGTAGATGTTCCTACAGATAAACCATTAAATCCAGGAGATGTTATTAAAGCAACTCAAACTAAAGATGGTGAAATTAAAGAAGCAAGAGCAATAGTTAAGCCTAAATATACACCAGATCCAGAAAAACCATACGATCCTGGTCACTGGTATGAACCAAGCCCTGACTACTTGAACAAGAACGAATACAAACCATCAGTTAAAGAACCTGAACACAGAGAACTAGATGTATTTAGTCTCTATATGATTGGTGATGATAATCATATGTTCATGCCAAACAAGGGTATTACAAGAGCTGAAATTGCACAAATTTTTGCAAGGGCTCTGCGCTATGATGGTTATCAAAGAAGGGGAGAATACAACCCATATCCTGACGTAAATGCAAATGCTTGGTACTATGACGCAGTCGTAACTACTACAGAAGCTGGCGTATTTAGAGGTACAGATAAGGGAACATTTGAACCTAACCGTGAAATCACAAAGGCTGAACTCATTGCAACTATTGCAAGATTCCAAGAACTTACAAACAAAGATGGCAATATCTTTAATATGAGACCAAATCACTGGGCACGCCCAGAAGTTGAAGCAGCCTTCCAAGAAGGATGGTTAGACATCTATACAAATGGAAAAGTTGTATTTGACGCTGATATGGTTATCACAAGAGCAGAAGTTGCAGCTATCTTAAATAGAGCTTTCGGTAGACATGATGATGTTGAATACATCGCTGATAATATTGAAAGCTTGGTAAGATTTGAAGATGTAAGTCGTGATGATTGGTTCTACTATGATGTAATTGTTGCAACAAACACTTATGCAACTTTCGGTAGTGAATGGATTAATCATTCAAACGGACTTGATAGGGAATTTACAAATCTTGATGACATTGAATGGATTAGACCATTAAGAGATGACAAGGAAGTTATTGAAAGTCTAAGAAGAGTTAAATTCCAAAGATATGTAAGATAA
- a CDS encoding 2-hydroxyacid dehydrogenase family protein: MKKVLITMQVPGPVLDELKKDFEIDYNDSLDFLSKEDLIKRAKDANALLVPLSEKIDRDIIEACDNLEIIANFGAGFDNIDIKAAAEKNIVVTNAPAKFSTQSTAEIAIGLIIDVMRGITRGEDSLRQENFKGWKPTYGLGPSVAGKTLGIFGMGRIGQAVCKRAKALEMNVIYHSRTRLDEQKEKELGATYGSFDDLVEKSDVISLNSSYSKELHHLFDADVFNRMKKSAYLVNTSRGPIIDEEALVKALAEKTIAGAGLDVYEFEPAVTEGLLKLDNVVLSPHLGNATIEAREEMGMIAAKNIILVLGGEKAINKVN; this comes from the coding sequence ATGAAGAAGGTTTTAATTACCATGCAGGTGCCTGGACCTGTATTGGATGAACTGAAAAAGGATTTTGAAATTGATTATAATGATAGCTTGGACTTTTTATCAAAAGAGGATTTGATTAAGCGGGCCAAGGATGCAAATGCTTTGCTTGTTCCTCTATCTGAGAAAATTGACAGAGACATTATAGAAGCATGCGACAATTTGGAGATCATTGCTAACTTTGGAGCGGGTTTTGACAATATTGATATCAAGGCGGCGGCTGAAAAAAATATTGTGGTTACAAATGCGCCAGCAAAGTTCTCGACTCAATCGACTGCGGAGATTGCCATTGGTCTAATCATAGATGTCATGAGAGGGATTACTCGGGGCGAAGATTCTTTGCGCCAAGAAAATTTTAAAGGATGGAAGCCAACCTATGGTTTAGGACCATCGGTCGCTGGCAAGACCCTGGGAATTTTTGGTATGGGTCGGATTGGCCAAGCTGTGTGCAAGAGGGCCAAGGCCTTGGAGATGAATGTGATTTATCATTCAAGGACACGTTTGGACGAGCAAAAAGAAAAAGAATTAGGTGCGACTTATGGGTCTTTTGATGACCTGGTGGAAAAGTCGGATGTGATTTCCCTTAACTCTTCATATTCCAAAGAACTCCATCATTTATTTGATGCGGATGTTTTTAATCGAATGAAAAAATCTGCTTATCTGGTAAATACATCACGCGGTCCGATTATAGATGAAGAGGCATTAGTAAAGGCATTGGCAGAAAAAACAATCGCAGGTGCAGGCCTGGACGTCTATGAATTTGAACCGGCCGTCACAGAAGGCCTTCTCAAACTGGATAATGTGGTCCTCTCCCCCCACCTGGGCAATGCAACCATTGAAGCACGGGAAGAGATGGGGATGATTGCGGCGAAGAATATTATTCTTGTGTTGGGGGGCGAAAAAGCCATCAATAAGGTCAACTAA
- the fic gene encoding protein adenylyltransferase Fic, translated as MRNEEYLSKKRALELWDQGIIDNFEPGAIKSLQEIHEYLFRDVFDFAGQIRDVNLSKGNFRFAPVLFLNENLKIIENMPQENFDQIIDKYVEMNVAHPFREGNGRATRIWLDLILKNQIKRCVDWSNIYKGDYLSAMERSPVNALEIKTLLRDALTDKIDDREVYMRGIQASYWYEDQSEYDIYDM; from the coding sequence ATGAGAAATGAAGAATATCTCAGCAAAAAACGCGCTTTGGAATTGTGGGATCAAGGTATCATAGATAATTTTGAGCCTGGGGCCATAAAATCCTTACAAGAAATCCACGAGTATTTGTTCAGAGACGTTTTTGACTTTGCTGGACAAATTAGAGATGTGAACTTATCCAAGGGGAATTTTCGCTTTGCGCCAGTTTTGTTTTTGAATGAGAATTTAAAAATAATAGAAAATATGCCTCAGGAGAATTTTGACCAGATTATAGACAAATATGTAGAGATGAATGTTGCCCACCCCTTTCGCGAAGGTAATGGTCGGGCGACACGGATTTGGTTGGATTTAATTTTAAAGAATCAAATAAAAAGATGCGTAGATTGGTCGAATATTTACAAGGGCGATTACCTATCCGCCATGGAACGGTCGCCGGTAAATGCCTTGGAAATCAAGACCTTGTTAAGGGATGCCCTCACAGATAAAATCGATGACCGTGAGGTTTATATGAGGGGGATCCAAGCATCGTATTGGTATGAAGATCAAAGTGAATATGATATATACGATATGTAG
- a CDS encoding AAA family ATPase, which translates to MKIELKNIGIFKEASVDVCGITVIAGENASGKSTVGKALYSVFHALSSYDKKINEKRISNLLNLLGKLPIKNIFYLRDMPIELFDEFFQSILTDSEKYINDVDLLKEKLIEFFEIRDDDSIALDIVDEITPNMVESLKLTDEEILRSLVNASFNMEFNSEINNRFNNEPGSVDLYINDKKIGVSIVDDNITSIENPIKLIKDIVYIDDPYVLDDLNIRRSGYSKSPLNNNHRDDLIYKLEKTNEDTLEGIKVNNKLSEVFEKLDGIKLGNLITTGKVYKYNDPVKKIDLDIRNIATGLKTFVIIKTLLDNGTLVDKGTIILDEPEIHLHPKWQIVLAELIVLLQKTFNMHILLNTHSPYFLRAIDVFSEKHGIKDKTKYYLASKTNTSSTIEDVTDDIEKIYKLLADAFDDIDQVIEDED; encoded by the coding sequence ATGAAAATAGAATTAAAAAACATTGGTATTTTTAAAGAAGCATCTGTGGATGTTTGTGGCATTACAGTTATTGCCGGAGAAAATGCTAGCGGCAAAAGCACTGTAGGTAAAGCTCTATATTCAGTTTTTCATGCACTTAGTTCATATGATAAAAAAATAAATGAAAAAAGAATTTCAAATTTGCTTAACTTGCTTGGTAAGTTGCCTATCAAAAACATATTTTATTTAAGGGATATGCCAATAGAGCTATTTGATGAATTTTTTCAAAGCATACTAACAGATTCAGAAAAGTATATTAATGATGTTGACCTTTTAAAAGAGAAGCTTATTGAGTTTTTTGAGATAAGAGATGATGACAGTATAGCTTTGGATATAGTAGATGAAATTACACCAAACATGGTTGAAAGTTTGAAACTTACAGATGAAGAAATCCTAAGAAGCCTAGTAAATGCATCATTCAATATGGAATTTAATTCAGAAATAAATAATAGATTTAATAATGAGCCAGGATCAGTAGATCTATATATTAATGATAAAAAAATCGGTGTATCTATAGTAGATGACAATATCACATCTATTGAGAACCCTATAAAATTAATTAAAGATATTGTCTATATAGACGACCCATATGTTTTGGATGATTTAAATATTAGACGATCAGGATATTCAAAAAGTCCTCTAAATAATAATCACAGAGATGATCTTATTTACAAACTTGAGAAAACAAATGAGGACACCCTTGAAGGAATAAAGGTAAATAATAAATTATCTGAGGTATTTGAAAAATTAGATGGCATTAAATTAGGCAACCTAATAACAACAGGCAAGGTATACAAGTATAACGATCCTGTTAAAAAAATAGATTTAGACATTAGAAATATTGCAACTGGATTAAAAACTTTCGTAATAATCAAAACATTATTGGATAATGGAACCTTGGTTGATAAAGGCACTATTATTTTGGATGAGCCTGAAATTCACCTGCATCCTAAGTGGCAAATAGTATTGGCTGAATTAATTGTTCTCTTGCAAAAAACATTTAATATGCATATATTATTAAATACTCATAGCCCATATTTTTTAAGAGCCATTGATGTTTTTTCTGAAAAACATGGTATAAAGGACAAAACAAAATATTATTTGGCCTCAAAAACAAACACATCTTCTACAATAGAAGATGTAACAGATGACATTGAAAAGATATATAAACTATTGGCTGATGCCTTTGACGATATTGACCAGGTGATTGAAGATGAAGATTAA